The window TCAGGTTTGCTTTGATAATCTGATTTCACAACTACTCCACAAAAACACCTATGTGAAcaataatacatatttatatgtGATTTATATGTGGTTATATGTGATTAATATTTATATCACTATTCAAACTGAAGCCACGTGAGAGGGATATACATATACCTGAGTAGCTGAAGGACCCAGTCTTTATTTTGTCCAGATAAATAACTTGGTAATGCATATGGGACAGTGATACACTTGCTGTTATTTGTTTAGACTGAAGGTCTTCACTGAGTTACCCCACTCAGGATCTGATGCCTTAGCACAGAAGTTCCCTTTTATGGTTGAGAATACAAATTGGTGCCATATGCCAGGACACCACTGTGAGCATCTTTACCAGAGCTGTTAGCTATGAAGAGGGTTTGTGTCATCTACACAACTGCCCATGCAGAGTTAAATGGATGTTGTTCTGAGATGCTGAACGCAAGTCAGAGAGAATAAGAACAAATGCTCACCTACTATTGAGCTTTAATTTGGACGTGAAAGAGACCTGCATCTCTAGGTATTAGCCTCTTAGATAGAGATGACATGTATGTAAACATACTTACTtgttataatttaattaaaaaacagtagCAGTGATAGATGACAGCAATAGCTGCTTAGCAAAATTGAGTCCAAGTAGTAATACCaaataaaaaatcttcaaatgaaaatacaagCTATTAATTAGAATCCAGAATTTACAAAAATCTATGTGAATACAGGTTATATAGTGTATTGCACAGTGATAGCTGCTAACAGCTGATAGCAAAGACATAACTCTGTCCTGCTGAGACTCTGCTGATGTGACAGGGTGAAGCTTCAGTTCTATGTACGTGAGTGGCATTCTGTGTTTAGACAGCTAGACCAGAGTTGTCATAACACTTCTTTGGGTAACTTGAACATTATAAAAGCACCTGAAGACATGATTCACCAAAGGAATTAGGTGTTGCAATACTGAATTATGCTGTTTAATTTTTAGCATGTCTTGCCTTAGTAATAGACTTCACAACATGGAATATGAACATAGGTTCACTCTAAAATACAGTCCGTGCAATTTGATCTATAAATATCTGACTATTTGACTAAAGAAAAATGGTACGTTGCATGGAGGGTGAAATAGTAGGGGCAGTGGTGTCTTTAATACTCCTTTTCTTCTAAAGGGTTGGGTTATACCTGTGTTGTAGACGTGGCATTCAGCTTCTTAGCTGTTAGGGTACTTGCTAGGTGGGAGATTAAGTTCTGCTTCATCAGTTTCAAACCTACCTACCTTCCAGGTGAGAACTGTAATTAGGTAATTTCAACTATGGCAACTCAGAAACCATTTTGTGCTTACTAAACCAACTCCAAAATGTgttgtaatgtttttaaactgtttctttttgtcaGTCAACATTGTATCAGCACTGCTGTAATGGAACAGCTATACAAACTTGCATTAAatctccctttcttttcagcTCAGTGATTTAAAGAAACTTTCACACATAGATTTGAGCATGAATCAGTTTACTACCATCCCTTCAGCTCTTCTCAACATGCCAAATCTAGAATGGTTAGATATGGGGGGAAATAAACTCCAGGAGCTTCCTGAAGCAATTGACAGGTAAATAAAACTCAAAGCTCACATCTTAGTCTCAGTACCATTGTATTTACATTCTATTTATTAAATCctacttaaaaatattattttaatgttaacCTCACTGCAAACTTAAGATTTATCAGCTTTTAATGTGATATTTTGGATAAGCTGAAATAACCCATTCAATAAACCCTAAATTTAGTATCAGCtatcaaatattttttgccAATGACATTTTTTACCAGATGTTGGGTGATTACCTTGGATATGggttttcctttgaaaattgtTGTCTTCTTTATGAGAGCCTTTTATGTGGctgtaaaaaataatcaatttatTACTTTATATTAACAATTGATAAGATAGATTTTCTACATACTGATTCATTGTGCAAATGCCTGTTTTACAGAATGGAAAATCTCCACAGTTTATGGCTCCAAAGAAATGAGATAACCTCTTTGCCAGAAACCATTAGTAATATGAAAAATCTTAGCACTCTTGTCCTTAGCAATAACAAAATTAAGGATATTCCAGCTTGTATGAAGGACATGACAAATCTGAGgtaagaaaaagcaacagaaatataaatactAGAAGATGAGCTTTAAAGCCTCCCTTGATTTGTGTATCAGAGAAACACTaaagaagtggaaaagaaaggcaCATTCACTGTTGTACAGATGGACACAACAGCATGTAAATCAGCATAATTACACGGATCCACAACAGCTGAGGATCTGGTAGAGAAAGCTGTGTGTACTACACTTATTTATTGTACTTATTTAAATAAGTAAGCTATATAGTTACAATCCCAATTGTAAAAGGAGATTGTAAtacattttctcatttccaaAGGGTGCAAATGCCCAATTCTAATTGGCCTTTTATATTGTTCTCTAAAGCAAAGAGCCTGGAGGAAAAATATGTGACAAgcataaaaatgagaaaaaagtaaACCCAGAAGTCAAGCATttggaattaaagaaaaaggattagGTACACAAGTATGGATGAAACTCTCCTGTACTtgatttggaaaaacaaaaaagaattaatataaaattttaattgatagaatggaaattattttctatccTGTGACAGAAACTTTCATTTGAGttcctggatgctggccattTTAGAGAAGGAATGCTAGTCTAAATCAATCACGTCTAACCCAGTACAATAATTCCTGTTTTGGGATGTTTCAGGAGAAGCAGCACCTCATTAAACAAAATGTATGAGCATAGGCCCAGGGATGGACcaagagcagaggaagacaGGGGTGGCTTTACCTTGCAAAGCTGGGGGAAGGCAGGCATTTACACCTTGTTCTCATCCACTCATCTCTTTGTAGATGTTCAGTAAGACTGACAGATTAAATGATGAGGGCTGCAATGTTTTCTTCCACCATAATCAGCTATTGTTGTTATAAGGCATCTTCTTAGCTTACTTAATACTACTAACACAGTGATGTGTTTAGctgaagacattttattttgcttaaaacaCTGTTTGAGGAATCTCATTACAGTTTCGAAAGAGTTATTCTCTCTGGACAAGACCTATTGCAAGAGTAATCTTTTCTGGTGAATTGTCAGATTTGTCAACTTCAGAGGCAACCCCTTGGAGTTAGAGGTAACACTCCCTCCATGTGAGAATACAGAAGAGGAGGAGCAACAGGAGATGTTCGGCATTGAATTCATGCACATATATATCCAGGAGTCACTCAGGAAAACaggtatgttttttttattaattctaaTCTCTCTGGAATACGGAAATAAAGGGAAGGGTATGCTGTGTAAAACAAAGCTAGGACATGTATGCAAATGAAATATGAATAATCTTAAGTGAGGTTTTCCAAAATAACTGTAAACAGACTTTCACTGAGGACAGGGGCACTGTTATTGGGAGGTGGCACAGTAGGTCTTCACACAAACATTTTCTAATAGGAACATACTGGACCCATGGAACATTGGTATAAATGTGCCTGAGTAACTAGAAGTTAATGACTGCCTCTTGTATTTGCAATTTAACCAGAGTTTACACAGTGTGGGTCTCCCAGAACAGCGTTTGCCTCGTGAAGGTCAGCTTTCCCTGTGTTTGGATGTTGTCCAGATGGGGACTACCAAAAAAGGATTTTAAGGGAGATGCACCCATGGTCCCAATGCACATAATTTTTAGCAATGAATTATCAACACTTCATAAACAGCTTTTTCTCCCAGCTTGCTTTCCCTGACAGAAAATCCAGTCACctaaacaaaacacaccaacaaTTCCATCCCATTTCTAAATCACTGTGGCAAAAAAATGCTGTAAGTACTCTCAAAGTTAACAGCTTAAAGGTTGCAGTAACAGACCAAAATAAGCACTTCTCAACAGATGTGCAGGTGGCAGCTGTTACTTGCAGAGAGAACTTCATGCACTGCAGATATAAAATGTTCATTCTATATATTGTGAAGGGCTAAAAAATGAATGactgaaatgcttttgattTAGAACACCAAGCCAGCTTTTTTATTATCAGGATTTCATGAGTGATCAAATTAGCAAAAATACATCAGAAGACAGTATACAAGTAAGTTTTCTTCCCTAACAGATTCCCCTAGCAGGAAAGGCTGATGAAAGTACCCAGGCCTACTTCTATATCTTAAGAGGAAATAGAAAGCTATCCTGGAATTCAAGGTGAAAATAAAGTAtgttaatttatctttttttaacctACTGTCTTTCAGGAAATCTGGAAAGTTGTACTTCTGGTCCTTCTCCTGTCATAAATTCTAATGAATAAAGAATGAACTGCGATTGGAAGAAAATATCAAGTATACTTCTTCCTAGCAAAGAGGCTTCAACAGGTTTCAAATATTCTTagggattttattattttgtttttccactgatGAGAACTGATTTCCGTATTTGTAATTCCTGGTGAAACTGGGAAATATGAGAACTTTTCCTGGGTACAGAAAAGACTGaaccagggtttttttgtaataaatgaattagctttttaaaaaatgcagatatattttaaaggctttttcctGCCAGTTCCAAATCTGTCTCCTGACGTGTTGCTGACTCTGGTATCAAAGATGGACTTGGGACAGCTGTCAACAGGACATTCTCCAAGGACACAGCAGACTCTGTATAATACTGCAGTGCAGCCTTGTATCCTCGTTGTTGCAAATATTCAATCCGTCCATGATCAATCAGCAGTTTACAGAGGCAACCTATCTCCTTTCGTTCTTCAACAGTAAGTACCCTAGTTTCAtaaaaaggagggaaagaacAAACGGTTCAGAAGAATAGTTTTGTTAATTTACATTAGTGGTTATGCTTAGAAAAACTACTGAAAACACTAAATTGATTTAAATTCAGGCAAGCATGactgtttaaatgttttgaaatatatgtccatgaaaactgtattttgaaagtaGGAGATTTATATACATttagtaattaaaatgtttctgtaaaatgAGTAATTTTGAGGACACAAAACACTTCTATATAACACTATACATAATCTTGCTTATCTGCAGGAACCCATttgctaaaaaataattacataccCTTGTAAAGTATCAGAACCACTCTCTGTTTTGCTGAGTGTTTGCTCGTGATCTTCTATGTCATTAGTTTGATCTTCACTTTCTTGACTTGCAGAGGCTTTGCTTGTGGTTTCTCGCATGCCACAAGTAGCCCAGCTACTCattctctgaaaataattaaattctacTGGTCCAAGTCCTACTGATTTAAAAAACTCTCTGCCTACATAATGTGTCCAGTCACACTTGTGATGGCAGCACAGTGCAATAACAATTCCCGCTACAGGCTTACAGTCTTCTCTGTTGCTTTCATTATCAGAAGAATTGTTAGAGGCCACCTCTGTCTTATCATTCCTAGAGCGTTTTGGTGCAGgctcttcattttctccatCACAGCAAGTTGTGTAACTTTCAACCAAACATCTCAAAGCAAGATCTGGGAAAAAACCAAATATACCCCTCACAAAACCTAGTGATTAGTACCATGACATTATTCATAAGGGTGTATCATGATTGGGAATGTACTTCCCAGAAAGAATAACAAAAGTATACATCACAAAATAAGCCAAAAAGGAATGTCAAGTATAACTAAAAGTTACAAGCATGctttgaaaacatgaaaaccCTAAATGCTAAATGAATATTTTGAGACCTCTGGAGCTACTAAGGTCTTTTCTTCTTGAATAATTGTTCTACGCAAGtgaatctgaaataatttggttAGTGAATTGGCATATTGAAGGAGGATCTCCTCCCTGTAAAACATTTAAGTATTTGTTCTGAAGGTTTGCTATCTAGGACacaatttatttaatatgtACATTTACTTTCTAAATGCTTAACTTTATCATCTTTGTAACAGTACCAATATAGTTGTCGTATTTGAGATGTCTTTCTCTATACCACAGACATTAGAAAAAGTGTATTAACTGAAAATTATCAGGACAGAAACTCTTCTGTTTGCTTGGGATGCATATTCAGATGCCAGTAcaaatttagaaaagaaaatatcattTTAGAGTAGAGGCTAAAGTGCTAAAACAGATACTTTCAATTTGTTCTACTCTATAGAAACTAAGAAATGTTTTACTTCTGTCTAAAGTAGCCTTGCACCTattccactgaagtcaacagatGTTTAGAAGATAATTGCTGCTTTCACCAATAAAGGGTTAGAGGGCAAGAAAAGCTTAAAAGGACAGTTTGGAAGTTCAGTCCATTCAGATTGTAAGATTTAGTATCCTAACTTTCTGCAGTTAACACATGAGCAATTCATACCTGTTGCAGCACCACACAAATGTTTCCCAAATCCTACCACTGgtagatttttcttctccaaaactGGTACCttatctggaagaaaaaaaacaaacacaaaacaaaaccaaaaaccacacacaaccCACAATCCTAGAACCTCTACTATAATAATACagcacacttaaaaaaaataattcatgtttATCACTACTAAAAATAGTGGTCTGTAAATACAGTTATAAGCTATTAAAAGGAagttaaactttatttttctaaaacaaattaagaGAATCTTAATTTGTGGCTGAGAAGCATATTTAACCATATCAGCCTTTCTATACTGCCTATGAAACATAAATAGGACATGAAGGCATCCCCTGATGACAGGTGTTTCCACAA of the Apus apus isolate bApuApu2 chromosome 7, bApuApu2.pri.cur, whole genome shotgun sequence genome contains:
- the TRMT13 gene encoding tRNA:m(4)X modification enzyme TRM13 homolog isoform X2 — translated: MLLLFFVRLHMINAVTYFSFCLGFSTVYEDQLQKHLKKCNSREKPKPVYFVQDINAGLKDVAEIPEKQVPISSLSKEELENLILKLKKASTGLELCLKEQILSHHAVQEALNDPKNGESAFKHLKQQASILGNMEKLHLLGPGRCFVEFGAGRGKLSHWVDAALQNTENIQFLLVERATTRFKVDGKHKRKDSVFERLQVDIQHLCLNKVPVLEKKNLPVVGFGKHLCGAATDLALRCLVESYTTCCDGENEEPAPKRSRNDKTEVASNNSSDNESNREDCKPVAGIVIALCCHHKCDWTHYVGREFFKSVGLGPVEFNYFQRMSSWATCGMRETTSKASASQESEDQTNDIEDHEQTLSKTESGSDTLQGVLTVEERKEIGCLCKLLIDHGRIEYLQQRGYKAALQYYTESAVSLENVLLTAVPSPSLIPESATRQETDLELAGKSL